The following proteins are co-located in the Rhea pennata isolate bPtePen1 chromosome 2, bPtePen1.pri, whole genome shotgun sequence genome:
- the MYC gene encoding myc proto-oncogene protein has protein sequence MPLNASFPSKNYDYDYDSVQPYFYFEEEEENFYLAAQQRSSELQPPAPSEDIWKKFELLPTPPLSPSRRSSLAAAASCFPSTADQLEMVTELLGGDMVNQSFICDPDDESFVKSIIIQDCMWSGFSAAAKLEKVVSEKLASYQAARREGGPGVRAGPPPPGPPPGLSASPAASAGLYLHDLGAAAADCIDPSVVFPYPLSDRAPKAGAPGASPASLLGDDTPPTTSSDSEEEQEEDEEIDVVTLAEANESESSTESSTETSEGHSKPHHSPLVLKRCHVNIHQHNYAAPPSTKVDYPAAKRLKLDSGRVLKQISNNRKCSSPRTSDSEENDKRRTHNVLERQRRNELKLSFFALRDQIPEVANNEKAPKVVILKKATEYVLSIQSDEHRLIAEKEQLRRRREQLKHKLEQLRNSCA, from the exons ATGCCGCTGAACGCGAGCTTCCCCAGCAAGAACTACGACTACGACTACGACTCGGTGCAGCCCTACTTCTACttcgaggaggaggaggagaacttCTACCTGGCGGCGCAGCAGCGGAGCAGCGAGCTgcagccgcccgccccgtccGAGGACATCTGGAAGAAGTTTGAGCTGCTGCCCACGCCGCCCCTGTCGCCCAGCCGCCGCTCCAgcctggccgccgccgcctcctgctTCCCCTCCACCGCCGACCAGCTGGAGATGGTGACGGAGCTCCTGGGGGGGGACATGGTCAACCAGAGCTTCATCTGCGACCCGGACGACGAGTCCTTCGTCAAGTCCATCATCATCCAGGACTGCATGTGGAGCGGCTTTTCCGCCGCCGCCAAGCTGGAAAAGGTGGTGTCCGAGAAGCTGGCCTCGTACCAGGCGGCCCGCCGCGaggggggccccggcgtccgagccggcccgccgccgccggggccgccgccgggcctctccgcctcgcccgccgcctcggccgGCCTCTACCTGCACGAcctgggcgccgccgccgccgactGCATCGACCCCTCCGTGGTCTTCCCCTACCCGCTCAGCGACCGGGCCCCCAAGGCGGGCGCGCCCGGCGCCAGCCCTGCGTCCCTGCTGGGCGACGACACGCCGCCCACCACCAGCAGCGACTCGG aaGAAGAACAAGAGGAAGACGAAGAAATTGATGTTGTTACCCTTGCTGAAGCGAATGAATCCGAATCCAGCACAGAGTCCAGCACAGAAACATCAGAAGGGCACAGTAAGCCCCACCACAGCCCGCTAGTTCTCAAACGGTGTCACGTCAACATCCATCAGCACAATTACGCTGCTCCTCCCTCCACCAAGGTTGACTATCCCGCTGCAAAAAGGCTAAAGTTGGACAGTGGCAGAGTTCTCAAACAGATCAGTAATAACCGCAAATGCTCGAGTCCCCGCACGTCAGACTCGGAAGAGAACGATAAGAGGCGAACGCACAACGTCTTGGAGCGCCAGAGGAGAAACGAGCTGAAGCTGAGTTTCTTCGCCTTGCGCGATCAGATACCGGAGGTGGCCAACAATGAAAAGGCACCCAAGGTTGTCATCctgaaaaaagcaacagaatacGTTCTTTCTATCCAGTCAGACGAACACAGACTGATCGCAGAGAAAGAGCAGTTGAGGAGGCGGAGGGAACAGTTGAAACACAAACTTGAGCAGCTAAGGAACTCTTGTGCATAG